The following coding sequences lie in one Sorghum bicolor cultivar BTx623 chromosome 6, Sorghum_bicolor_NCBIv3, whole genome shotgun sequence genomic window:
- the LOC8075287 gene encoding uncharacterized protein LOC8075287, with protein MDAEGVSGTAGHATWAPTWSAYMLEYLTNLVVSGTKTSSTFKMVHYNGCAKALQQKFGIVRSGDQIKNHLKTWQKKFRKVCDLRGLSAAGWDEDTYTITLDDEHYNNYIKDHKGDADFLNKPIQHFVEMNTIFGSTMATGRFAKDSSVPLGTQEESTDDWDTEVQRMEVQSDRGATQDDNVATSSASKATNPKKKDKGKKRARTDQDPLVAAIKWGSVKLAKAIKEAGKSDNDVPSDLYDNVMGMPGFNSTHLSFYHSYLVQNPHIARAFNSLPFEHKLNWVAKHIADNYPDAPNNFPDPDQ; from the exons ATGGATGCAGAGGGTGTTTCAGGGACTGCTGGTCATGCTACTTGGGCTCCCACTTGGTCAGCCTACATGCTTGAATACCTTACAAATTTAGTGGTTAGTGGCACCAAGACTTCATCCACCTTCAAGATGGTTCACTACAATGGGTGTGCAAAGGCTCTCCAACAGAAATTTGGCATTGTGCGCAGTGGTGACCAGATTAAGAACCACCTTAAGACATGGCAAAAGAAGTTTCGTAAAGTATGTGACCTTCGTGGGTTGAGTGCTGCTGGTTGGGATGAAGATACCTACACTATAACTCTTGATGATGAGCACTACAACAATTATATTAAG GATCACAAGGGTGATGCTGATTTTCTAAACAAGCCTATTCAACACTTTGTGGAGATGAACACAATATTTGGGAGCACCATGGCTACAGGCAGGTTTGCAAAGGACTCAAGTGTGCCTCTAGGTACACAAGAAGAAAGTACAGATGACTGGGATACCGAGGTGCAGAGGATGGAGGTACAGAGTGATAGGGGTGCAACTCAAGATGACAATGTGGCGACTTCATCAGCTAGCAAGGCCACGAATcctaagaagaaggacaagggaaagaagagggCTAGGACTGACCAAGATCCATTGGTGGCTGCAATTAAATGGGGAAGTGTCAAGTTAGCCAAGGCGATAAAGGAAGCGGGAAAATCTGACAATGATGTGCCGTCTGATTTGTATGACAACGTGATGGGTATGCCTGGTTTCAATTCCACTCACTTATCCTTCTACCATTCCTACTTGGTCCAAAATCCTCACATAGCAAGAGCTTTCAACTCCTTGCCTTTTGAACATAAACTCAATTGGGTTGCAAAGCACATTGCTGACAACTACCCTGATGCTCCTAACAACTTTCCTGATCCTGATCAGTAA
- the LOC8075288 gene encoding uncharacterized protein LOC8075288, whose protein sequence is MDEYRTPRRSPAGERFIGMFSSPSTPSSSPTEPSFVAGDELHEDDFLFDAAAPQPDAARSPGRGAPPGHLGLLAALALHEGDKRLLVRGGHGGGVAAAAAAASAGTLLRRKATIAAAAASASASVASGSAGALSPTQSPSPTSSAWAIPATARPKNAGPAPAFHQSAPVKVPVRPPRKPDMGRWDEFDDDDDDFRSGDAAMLPPHEMVARASAGGAGPAAPFSMLEGAGRTLKGRDLRRVRDAVLRQTGFLD, encoded by the coding sequence ATGGACGAGTACCGGACGCCGCGCCGGTCGCCGGCGGGCGAGCGGTTCATCGGCATGTTCTCGTCGCCGTCGACGCCATCGTCGTCCCCGACCGAGCCCTCGTTCGTCGCCGGGGACGAGCTCCACGAGGACGACTTCCTCTTCGACGCCGCGGCGCCGCAGCCCGACGCGGCCCGGAGCCCGGGCCGTGGAGCGCCGCCGGGGCACCTCGGCCTCCTGGCCGCGCTGGCGCTGCACGAGGGGGACAAGAGGCTCCTGGTCCGTGGCGGCCACGGCGGGGGagtggccgccgccgcggccgccgccagcGCGGGGACGCTGCTCCGGCGCAAGGCGACCATCGCGGCGGCCGCCGCATCCGCCTCGGCCTCGGTGGCGTCGGGGAGCGCGGGCGCGCTGTCGCCCACCCAGTCCCCGTCCCCGACCTCCTCCGCGTGGGCCATCCCGGCGACCGCGAGGCCCAAGAACGCCGGGCCCGCCCCGGCGTTCCACCAGTCGGCGCCCGTGAAGGTGCCCGTGCGTCCGCCCCGGAAGCCAGATATGGGCCGGTGGGACGAattcgatgacgacgacgacgacttccGGAGCGGCGACGCCGCCATGCTGCCCCCGCATGAGATGGTCGCCCGCGCGTCCGCCGGTGGGGCTGGGCCCGCCGCTCCGTTCTCCATGCTCGAGGGCGCCGGGCGCACGCTCAAAGGCCGAGACCTGCGGCGGGTGCGCGACGCCGTGCTCAGGCAAACCGGGTTCCTCGACTGA